In a single window of the Caloenas nicobarica isolate bCalNic1 chromosome 8, bCalNic1.hap1, whole genome shotgun sequence genome:
- the SCG2 gene encoding secretogranin-2, which produces MAETKAFQLGAACALTFFFVLICWVDAASFQQHQLLQKDPDYVMKNLQRFPNPDMIKALEYIEDLRKQTNQGESSPDYNSYQSVPYLLQQKANKDQVHLPDNARDSLTEDESQWVKVMLEALRQAEKESKVGPKENKPYGLSSDNFPAGVTDDYEAYKWPERWQKYLKMPLVHYEDSSRDSPFKRTNEIVEEQYTPQSLATLESVFQELGKMAGPSNHKKERLDEDQKLYTDDEDDVYKVNNIAYEDVVGGEDWNPIEEKVESQTQEEIKDSKEEIDKHEEEIDDEMKRSGKLSFLEDEIRRDNKDQMSENVSKLMNYYLKRLMGGTGNRKLRTGGELEEKRAPMFLDKQLEPQSIAQLIEISRNLQIPPEDLIDMLKAGEKKQLQSERLEAEQEAEFPEDLDEIAEPNLGQSDIFKNNVNSKNGYLKQPLNVIPENLPEDLNIEDIVSLLGTDNLANQNPSYLLNRLNQENDLPRLSYIPRRLKGHPFPKAAWMNDLERRQMEYEKLNEKDEELADYLAKVLAKYPEVINPNQMKRIPVAAPEGDPQEEDRLEQAIREHLSQLGPQEATKLASLSKRLSMAGETDEMQNRQYLDEDMLAKVLEYLKQEKSELERDHITKRAMENM; this is translated from the coding sequence atggCAGAAACTAAAGCCTTCCAGCTCGGAGCAGCCTGCGCTCTCACCTTTTTCTTTGTGCTAATCTGCTGGGTTGATGCAGCCTCCTtccagcagcatcagctgcttCAGAAAGATCCAGACTATGTAATGAAAAACTTACAAAGGTTCCCAAATCCAGATATGATCAAAGCTTTGGAATACATAGAAGATCTTCGCAAGCAAACTAACCAGGGAGAAAGCAGCCCCGATTACAACTCTTATCAAAGTGTCCCGTATCTCctgcaacagaaagcaaacaaagatCAGGTTCACCTACCAGATAATGCAAGGGATTCTTTGACAGAAGATGAGTCCCAATGGGTTAAGGTAATGTTGGAAGCTTTGCGGCAAGCTGAGAAAGAGTCAAAAGTTGGCCCAAAGGAGAACAAACCTTACGGTCTGAGTTCAGATAATTTTCCAGCTGGAGTAACTGATGATTACGAGGCTTACAAATGGCCTGAGAGGTGgcaaaaatatctcaaaatgCCACTTGTGCACTATGAAGACAGTTCAAGAGACAGTCCTTTCAAGCGTACTAACGAGATCGTGGAAGAGCAATACACACCCCAAAGCCTTGCTACCTTGGAGTCTGTATTTCAGGAGCTGGGGAAGATGGCGGGACCTAGTAACCACAAGAAAGAAAGGCTGGATGAGGACCAGAAATTGTATAcagatgatgaagatgatgtATATAAAGTGAATAACATTGCCTATGAAGACGTGGTTGGAGGAGAAGATTGGAATCCCATAGAGGAAAAAGTGGAAAGTCAAACCCAGGAAGAGATAAAAGATAGCAAAGAGGAAATAGATAAACACGAAGAAGAGATTGATGATGAAATGAAAAGATCAGGGAAACTCAGCTTCCTTGAGGATGAAATAAGAAGAGACAATAAAGATCAAATGTCAGAGAATGTTTCAAAGCTAATGAATTATTacctgaagaggctgatgggCGGTACTGGGAATAGGAAATTAAGGACTGGAGGAGAACTTGAGGAAAAAAGAGCACCTATGTTTTTGGATAAGCAACTCGAACCTCAGTCTATAGCTCAGCTGATAGAAATCTCAAGGAATTTACAAATTCCTCCTGAGGATTTAATAGACATGTtgaaagctggagaaaaaaagcagcttcagaGTGAAAGGTTGGAAGCTGAGCAGGAGGCAGAATTCCCAGAAGACCTCGATGAGATTGCTGAACCCAATCTAGGACAGAGcgatatttttaaaaataatgtaaactCTAAAAATGGGTACCTGAAGCAGCCTCTTAATGTTATTCCAGAAAATCTACCTGAAGACCTCAATATTGAAGATATTGTCAGTCTTCTGGGAACTGACAATTTAGCTAATCAGAATCCCTCCTACTTACTAAACCGTCTTAATCAAGAAAATGATTTGCCAAGACTGTCTTACATTCCCAGAAGATTAAAGGGACACCCGTTTCCTAAAGCTGCCTGGATGAACGACTTGGAAAGGCGACAAATGGAGTACGAGAAACTGAACGAGAAGGATGAAGAGCTGGCCGATTACTTGGCAAAGGTGTTGGCAAAATATCCGGAAGTTATCAACCCGAACCAGATGAAACGCATCCCAGTTGCAGCTCCTGAAGGTGACCCGCAGGAAGAGGACCGGCTGGAGCAGGCCATCAGGGAGCACCTGAGCCAGCTGGGACCACAGGAGGCCACCAAGTTGGCTTCGCTCAGCAAAAGGCTTTCCATGGCTGGGGAAACCGATGAGATGCAGAACAGGCAGTATCTGGATGAGGATATGCTAGCAAAGGTGCTAGAGTATCTAAAACAGGAGAAATCGGAGCTTGAGAGAGATCACATTACTAAACGGGCAATGGAAAATATGTAA